A single region of the Arthrobacter sp. V1I7 genome encodes:
- a CDS encoding thiamine pyrophosphate-dependent enzyme, with protein MSTTTTAGHLIVAQLERAGIQRVYGVPGESFLDVLDGLHDSSIETVVTRHEGGAGFMALAEGRLTELPGVAMVTRGPGAANAFIAIHTAHQDATPMILFVGLIPVADRGRESFQEFDINAWFGSTAKKVVTLDDAASAARVVDDAIFTALSGRPGPVVIGLPEDVLVHAIESGTVEPRTVARTEPAAADLAGLETKLASARKPLIVVGGEGWDQDSSDALAGWASRHGVPVLADFRAYDAVPHSSDSYAGYLGYARSDANARRLDEADLLVFVGCVRADVLSDGYKRGLDAATVVVNPDADLLGHFGRLDQHIPAHVASFAKALAVTDSTVEPAAGWLAGARADYEKFSTAQPDSGNEVDSKYVDLAVVMEILKQEMDDDAVITYGAGNHSLWPARYLKHNTANSLAAPRNGAMGMGIPAAVAASLAYPGRQVISVAGDGCFLMNGQEMATAMGHSAKFIALVVDNGIFATIREHQEGHYPGRPSGTHMTNPDFAALARSYGGYGERVEKAEDFGAAFRRAVESGLPAVLHLPQDPATRSPKTSSN; from the coding sequence TTGAGCACCACAACCACCGCAGGGCACCTGATCGTTGCCCAGCTGGAACGAGCCGGCATCCAGCGCGTCTACGGCGTCCCCGGCGAAAGCTTCCTGGACGTGCTGGACGGCCTGCACGATTCCTCAATTGAAACTGTGGTGACCCGCCACGAAGGCGGCGCCGGGTTCATGGCCCTCGCTGAAGGCCGGCTCACGGAGCTCCCCGGCGTCGCCATGGTGACCCGGGGTCCCGGCGCCGCCAACGCCTTCATTGCCATCCACACCGCGCACCAGGACGCCACCCCGATGATCCTGTTCGTCGGCCTCATCCCGGTCGCGGACCGCGGCCGGGAGTCGTTCCAGGAATTCGACATCAACGCCTGGTTCGGCAGCACGGCGAAGAAGGTCGTGACGCTCGACGACGCAGCCTCCGCGGCCCGCGTGGTGGATGACGCCATCTTCACCGCACTGAGCGGCCGCCCGGGCCCGGTGGTGATCGGCCTTCCCGAAGACGTGCTGGTCCACGCCATCGAATCGGGCACCGTGGAGCCCCGCACCGTCGCCCGCACCGAACCCGCAGCGGCGGACCTCGCCGGCCTCGAGACCAAGCTCGCCTCGGCCAGGAAGCCCCTGATCGTGGTCGGCGGCGAAGGCTGGGACCAGGACTCCTCCGACGCGCTGGCCGGCTGGGCGTCCCGCCACGGCGTCCCCGTACTCGCGGATTTCCGCGCCTACGACGCCGTCCCGCACAGCAGTGACTCCTACGCCGGATATCTGGGCTACGCCCGCAGCGACGCCAACGCCCGCCGGCTCGACGAAGCCGATCTGCTGGTGTTTGTCGGCTGCGTCCGCGCCGACGTCCTCTCCGACGGCTACAAGCGCGGACTGGATGCCGCCACCGTGGTGGTCAACCCCGACGCGGACCTGCTGGGCCACTTCGGCCGGCTGGACCAGCACATTCCGGCCCACGTCGCGTCCTTCGCCAAGGCACTCGCCGTCACGGACTCCACGGTGGAACCCGCGGCCGGCTGGCTGGCGGGGGCCCGCGCGGACTACGAAAAGTTCTCCACGGCGCAGCCGGACAGCGGGAACGAAGTGGACTCAAAATATGTGGACCTCGCCGTCGTAATGGAAATCCTCAAACAGGAAATGGACGACGACGCCGTCATCACCTACGGGGCAGGGAACCACTCGCTGTGGCCGGCCCGCTACCTCAAGCACAACACGGCAAACTCACTCGCCGCGCCCCGGAACGGTGCCATGGGCATGGGGATCCCGGCGGCGGTGGCCGCCTCCCTCGCGTACCCCGGCCGCCAGGTGATCTCCGTGGCCGGGGACGGCTGCTTTCTGATGAACGGCCAGGAAATGGCCACGGCCATGGGCCATAGCGCGAAGTTCATCGCCCTCGTGGTGGACAACGGCATCTTTGCCACGATCCGCGAACACCAGGAAGGCCACTACCCGGGCCGCCCCTCAGGCACCCATATGACCAACCCGGACTT